The stretch of DNA GTTGCGAAGAGGTTACATAGTGATTGGGTTTCAGATCCTGCAATTCCAATAATTACAGGCTTCCTTGGAAAGGTTTTGCGATGCCTTACATTTTTAATTGTTCTTCGTCCACCTGCCCTGCTCTCTATGGTTTTCCAGTTTTTTACATTGCTAAAATTTTGAAACTCTCAAAATAcaagtgtaaatttttttacttgcAGGCTCGGAAATCATGTGCGGTGACAACATTGGGTAGAGGGGGCAGTGATTTGACAGCTACGACAATTGGAAAAGCGCTAGGATTGCCAGAGATTCAGGTGTGTACATAAACTTAGTTAGGCACGTCAAAATCTTGTTAGAATGTCACCACACTTATTTTACATATTGCACGAGTTGTTAAATTTAGGTGTTGGTATTATTTCTGGTTATAGGAAATGCAAGTATCCCTTTGATTTCATATTCCTGATATAAATACTAGTGTAAATATTAGCTTGTAGACTAAATGAAGATAAAATGAAATGGTTCATTTCGGTCCCTTGAACAGGTATGGAAAGATGTTGATGGTGTTCTAACCTGTGATCCAAATTTATGCCCACAAGCAAAACCTGTTCCATTTTTGACATTTGATGAGGCTGCTGAACTTGCATACTTTGGTGCTCAGGTATCATTTTATTCTCTTATCTTGTTCTTTTACCAATAGACAATATACCATTTCTTTACGGGTATAAAATGTTTGTGGGTTACCACAATGCAAAGTATCAGAAATAATGTTTTGAGATGTATATTTGCTTCACAATGTACAAATCCCACATTTAAGGATAGGgcttgattattattatttttgttaattcgccttacaatttttattttattttattcattttgtcCATAGAAGATATCAAGGCATTGACATGAAGTGGCTTAGCTGAGTTTGGTTTTGAACTGCATGGCATTAAATGGCCTATCCCtagaaaattgtgattgatGTCAAATGCCAGCTATTGATACTCCTATTTGGTATAAAATGGTcaagaaaaaaccaaatttcttgtGCCATTAACTAGGCTTGCCATATTGTCTCACACTTTTATCAACAAAGGTTGTTCCTCACATTATTATTTCTGGGTTGTTCACCCAGATATCTAGTAAAGTCGGCAGCACTGTTATAAGTGGCATGATTATTGGGTTCTCAATTGATATGACATGGATCTTGGGATATTCGATGAATTTGTGTGTGAATTGTATCTTTGATTTGCAGGTCCTGCATCCACAATCTATGAGACCTGCTAGAGAGGGTGATATTCCTGTCAGGGTTAAAAATTCTTACAACCCTACAGCTCCAGGTACCCTTATCACCAAAACTAGAGACATGAGCAAGGTTTGTAGAATTGTGTCTTGGCACATAGATGACAAATATGATTATATGAAGTATAACTTCAATCAATGTTAACTTTTCCTATTTCCAACTGCAGGCATTGTTAACTAGCATTGTTTTGAAACGTAATGTTACCATGTTGGATATTGTAAGCACTCGCATGCTTGGTCAGTTTGGGTTCCTTGCTAAGGTGAGAAAGTTAATGACGGTCGAACTTGTCCTCCTTGTGGATGAATCCTTTCTGTGTTCATGTTTCCATATTTATGCAGGTGTTTTCAATCTTTGAAGATTTAGGCATATCAGTTGACGTTGTAGCTACTAGTGAGGTTAGTATTTCCTTGACGTTGGATCCGTCAAAGCTGTGGAGCAGAGAGCTAATTCAACAAGTAAGCCATAACTCCCATTCATTATTTTGCCGAgttccttcctttccttcatttattttgttgatggtttatataatattatttgtgaaGTCAAGTTCTTAGtttacattttcaaattttgaaaaacaatgcTTTTATGGCTGCAATTTTTTATATCTCCTGGCTGGTACTTGCTCCTTCCATTCCTTTTTAATCGTCATTTTAAAGTTGTTTAGCCAATGTTTGGAACTGCGGCAGAAATGAAAATTCTCGCATCCCGAGGTCACTTGTCCGTGATAGTACATAAGCTACAGGTTGTTATTACCACTGGAGAAACAAACATATGCCTACACATTTTGAGAAAGTCAATACATTGTTACTTatgatgaaattatttttcttttccaataatACCCTcaagtatttattatttcattccACTTATTTTTCTCTTCGCATTAAATAGTTAGAGATAGTTTTGACAAAACAATCATTAATACTACTTTGAAACTGACAAAAGAAAGGAACACAAAATTTCTTAAAACACGGCACACAAAAAGGAATGGAGGGAGTAAAAAACATGGCCTAGCCAGTTCATGATGAACTGGTCGAGTCCTCAGTTACTTGCATGCACGACTTTTCGTTAAGCACTGAGATTGTTGTATGTTAAGTAATTGGTCCAACTGGCCAGTCGGAACTGAGAGTTTAACACTGTTGGAATGGTGCATTTGATTGATGTAGTCTCTCCCATCTAATGGGATTGTGTTTGGTTATTGTTATTAGTCTCTCCTAGCTTGACGTCACAATTTTTACactaaaaagaaacaaatgcaCGCTTGATCCAACCATTGCATAAATCTAATTGGCTGTCATTCTTTATATCTGTCCAGGAACTTGACTATGTTGTTGAAGAACTAGAAAAAATTTCGAGAGTGAAACTCCTAAAGAATAGATCCATAATCTCTCTCATTGGAAACGTTCAGAAGTCGTCACTAATACTGGAGAAGGTTTTGTATTGCATTATCTCTATTTCAATATTTGTcttcaatttattataaaaaaagttttatttttaatgctTAGACATGCTATGATATCACTATCTTGGCCTTCCGCccctttcttttttcatttctaTTTTGGGGATATGATTTTTGTTGACGATGCCTCTTCTTCCTTGGGATGGAGCCTTGGGACATTGTCAAAATCAGCATATGAATAAATTCCATGCATTATTAAATGGCACTTTTCAAGCATGGGTTGATGGGCAGCAACTTCATGAGTATGAATCTTCTGTATTAAGTTGATGCATTTCTCTTTTATTGACTGGTCTTTTATCGCAGGCTTTTCAAGTTCTTCGAAGTCTTGGTGTCACTGTTCAAATGATTTCTCAGGGTGCATCTAAGGTATACACTTTATCAACTATTGAACTATATCTTTCACCTTCAATCTATTCTTCTActgccaaaaatatatatacaaaaaaaattaatcaatttaaggCCTTTCACCCCTTAATTTATCATCGTCATtagaaaaaattgagtttttttgaACCAATTGTGTCCCTTTTCATGTTTAGCCGAATGGAAGTGTCAACTAGGTGTTAGAGTTGTGTAAAGTGTATTCGCCTCAAATAAGATTATCTTCGATAGAGGGAATTTATGGGAAAAAAACATGAATGTAAGCACAATGTTGCAAAGATGAGAATATTCTTTTGTGGTTGGCATATTACGGATTTGAAGATAAAGTAATGACATTTATCTAGAATCGTTCCTGCaaaacattttcattttcatacaTGTTTCTTGTTCGTGTTTGTTTTACGGCAGGTGAATATCTCATTAGTTGTAAACGACAATGAAGCAGAGGAGTGTGTCAAGGCTCTCCACAATACCTTCTTTGAGTCTGAGCTCTCTGAATTAGAGAATGAATGCATACCTGAAAATGGTTCTGTTCCTGCATTATCTTGAGGAGGATGCTTTCAAGTTCTTCTAGTTTGAGAGGTAgcagataaaattttattgacattatgCGTTTAAGAAAATTTGGTTAGGACTTGACTTGTGAGGAATGACGATGTATAGTATGCACTAGTCCAGTTATTTTCTAGATCATATCTTTAGTGCCTTTTGGGAGCCTTCTCTAAGCTGAGTTGGCTGTCTGAAAGAGATATTTTAGGgtcattttaacaaatgttTTGAGAACACTTGGGACATATATGAAAAGTATAttagttaataaattataaaaacaattatttttcattgaaacatttttattttaaaatagctAAAGTGTGCTTGTTGATGTTGCCTTTAGGTTAAATTAACCATCTATACCTTAAAGTATATTTTGccaaattttttgttataacttGCTAATTTACATTGACTAAAAGAAGTGTAAGTTTGCTAGTTTCCACAGGATTTGTTAATTTGAACCCATTTATTTCTCAGTCTGTAAATTAGTAAGTTATATCTTAAagtatatttttacaaatttgtAGGTATTAGTCTCTAATTTACACTCACCAAAAAATAAGTGGATGTACATTAGCAAACttcgtgtatatatatatatatatatatatatatatatatatatacttaaatgTAGTGATTAAATTTGACATGTGTCATTTTGATGTATGGATATTTGTAAATAaccattaaattataaaatcgTATGCTTTTGCTAAAAATTGGTGAAAGATTTTCAATTGAAACGAAATGCGCATGGAATTGTTAGTATAAAAAGTGTTTCAACTCTTTTACACATAAACAAGTTAATTTATAAATCTTGGAATTAATTAATCGTACAAGAATTAATATTACCTAAATCTGAAAACTTGctcaacaaaaaaatatgatttcaaTACTATTCAAGATCACTCAAATTGCATAAACACATAATTTTAATACACATcaagttttattaaaacaacaaattcTTATCATACTCAATAAACTATGGATACACAAATTCGCATAAATTTAAAAAGGGGAGTTAAGAGAAAACACACCAAAATTTCTATGGATCCCCATACAAATGTATTGATCTTTGAAAATGACTCAAAACTAGAAATTTGAACTCTTCATTTCTTGAAACAAACACTCTTCAACTTGAAGTTTATTTCAAAGGCTGAAGAAATTAATGTtaatctcatatatatatatataNNNNNNNNNNNNNNNNNNNNNNNNNNNNNNNNNNNNNNNNNNNNNNNNNNNNNNNNNNNNNNNNNNNNNNNNNNNNNNNNNNNNNNNNNNNNNNNNNNNNNNNNNNNNNNNNNNNNNNNNNNNNNNNNNNNNNNNNNNNNNNNNNNNNNNNNNNNNNNNNNNNNNNNNNNNNNNNNNNNNNNNNNNNNNNNNNNNNNNNNNNNNNNNNNNNNNNNNNNNNNNNNNNNNNNNNNNNNNNNNNNNNNNNNNNNNNNNNNNNNNNtcatatatatatatatatatatatatatatatatatatatataaatggtcaaatgaaaaaattataacttaatacattgaagaaaaaaaaacaagacattatttttttgtcttagaagaaataataaattatatcataaactctatcataattaactcatacaatTATGAAGTTTTGAATTCGAATTCAGAACAAAACGTCCAActtaataatatcgatatttgttAGTTGAGTTATGATTTaagtaattgaaaaaaaaaatgagacttTTGATTTATATAAGAATCGATTCATATGTATTATGGAACTCAAGAAAGTCatgaatttatttatgatatgtGTGAATAGATTCATACAACATGCCAATGGATTTATggatgtaaaaataatttattatattttcatgaGTTTTAAACGACAATCTTAACATACACAATCTATTATTAAGcgtgattaaaattgattttctgAAAACAGTTTTCTTATTTACAAACTTAGTAGATATTGAAATCACTAAAACACCCGTCCtaattcctaattttgacatgatcaaattATTGTATAATCAAGTTAAACTTAAACACATGcatctaaaataaatatattctaatcatttaatcttatattttaaaaaacaattttgtttctataaaagaaatttatatttgtacaacctattactattattaagtgtgattaaaattgattttctcGTTTCTAATTCACAAACTTTATAGATATTAAAATCACTAAAATATCTATTTTGATTCTTATTTTGACACAATCAAATCGAGCTAAATTTAAGACACATGCatccaaaataaatttatcttaacaatttaatcttatattttaaaatacaattttatctttataaaagaaatttatatgaatatgaGAAACAAATAgctttttttcataatttttttttatcaagacaataaacagtaattaataaataaataaatgagtaaaAGAGAAGGTCATATTGGTCATAGTATAAATAGCCCATTATAAATccaaaaatcatatataaaccctaaaatatttttagggtTCTGTATACACTTCGCATAACTCAACAATGGCATGCACTATCGATTTTCGGTCCCTAGATGAAGGTTTCGGCGGCAAAACCTACAAACGCAAACGCGAACAAGCCCAAGCAATCGAAGATGCAAAGATGGAAGAAATCTCTACCATGGAAACCGACGATGCTGATGCTGCTCCTCCGCCGGCAAAGAGATCGGCGCTTCCATCTCAATCAGATCCAAACAAGCCTGTCTTTGGAGCTCCGAGCTACGACGGAGTGATCGCCGGTAAGGTCTCAGGACGAAAGTGGAAGCAGGCGCGTACGCGTCGTGCGTCGTCAGTTCAAGTGAAGAAGGGAACAACGTTCGAGGAGAGAGCGAGAGAGAAGAGGATAAAGACGGCGTTTAAGGAAAGGATAACGGAGTTGAAAGAGGAGATTCGGTCGAACAAGGttgagaagaggaagaagaaagaagagagggagaagaagaagaaagagaatATTCTTAAGTCTGGTACTAAGTTTCAGAAGATTACGAACCCTAAAACTTTGAAGAAGATTGCTAAGTCTAAGCAGAGGAAGCAGTTAAGGCTTGTTCCTGATGATTTGGTCaagaaatagttttttttttaaatgaagttTTTATGTGTTGCATTTTGTTTATTGTTGGAAATTTTGGGTTTATTGAAAGCAGATTTTCTAATTTGATGCTTTTAGGATCCAAATATCATTATGTTTAAATTACTATAGTCTTAAGAGAATATACAAATTCTGTTGTGGCTATGGATGGTTGCCTTTGTTCTTTTAGGTTTTAATCATTATGTTTACCATCTTATATGATCAAACGATTATATTGAGTTTTCTGAAGGACTCACATTTGATGTAATTGAAAGATTGAAAAACATATGGTGcattttatttaatcaatttgtGATTGTAAAT from Cicer arietinum cultivar CDC Frontier isolate Library 1 chromosome 3, Cicar.CDCFrontier_v2.0, whole genome shotgun sequence encodes:
- the LOC101505645 gene encoding uncharacterized protein, encoding MACTIDFRSLDEGFGGKTYKRKREQAQAIEDAKMEEISTMETDDADAAPPPAKRSALPSQSDPNKPVFGAPSYDGVIAGKVSGRKWKQARTRRASSVQVKKGTTFEERAREKRIKTAFKERITELKEEIRSNKVEKRKKKEEREKKKKENILKSGTKFQKITNPKTLKKIAKSKQRKQLRLVPDDLVKK
- the LOC101505311 gene encoding aspartokinase 2, chloroplastic produces the protein MATQFGCVKTVFPVATINRRVSHCETPLLFPCRIGYASRVSHAPLVGVRVSCCSNKERESGVVLEKWEETEKSYTCVMKFGGSSVANANRIREVANLILSFPHENPIIVLSAMGKTTNLLLLAGEKAVSCGVTNANCIDELSNIKDLHLRTVEELGVDREVISKHLEELEQLLKGIAMMKELTPRTQDYLVSFGECMSTRIFAAYLNKIGIKARQYDAFELGVITTDDFTNADILEATYPAVAKRLHSDWVSDPAIPIITGFLGKARKSCAVTTLGRGGSDLTATTIGKALGLPEIQVWKDVDGVLTCDPNLCPQAKPVPFLTFDEAAELAYFGAQVLHPQSMRPAREGDIPVRVKNSYNPTAPGTLITKTRDMSKALLTSIVLKRNVTMLDIVSTRMLGQFGFLAKVFSIFEDLGISVDVVATSEVSISLTLDPSKLWSRELIQQELDYVVEELEKISRVKLLKNRSIISLIGNVQKSSLILEKAFQVLRSLGVTVQMISQGASKVNISLVVNDNEAEECVKALHNTFFESELSELENECIPENGSVPALS